The Longimicrobium sp. genome segment CGCGCCCCACCAGCCCGCGCTTTACACGGTCCAGCACGTGGCGCTCGGGCGAGTCCATGTCGTTGCCGAACCAGCGGTAGACGACGTCGTACACCTCCGCGCGCGACGCGGCGATCGTGTCGCGAAGCTCACTCTCCAGGCTCCCAGCCGGCCATGCGGCGCGGCTCCCCGTCGCCTCGGCAACCAGCGCCTGGCGCGTCGTGAGTCCAAGCATCGCCTTCCGCTTCTCGTTGATAATGCGGATCTCCCCCGCCTGCTCCATGGCCAGGAGCGCGACGGTGAGCACCTCCCGCGCGAGCTCGTTCTGCGCCACCGTCGCGGCGCCTGTCAGCAGCTCTTCCTTGCCCTGCGTGAAGCTCCCTGCCCCCGCGAAACGTTCGCCAAGGAGCAGCACCAGCTCGCTCGGCGAGAAGGAATCGGACATTGGTGTGAGTTGTAAGATTCGAAAAAAGGTGCGTGAGTGCGTTAGTGCGTGAGTGCGCTGGATCCAAACGCACTCACGCACTCACGCACTAACGCACTTCTGTTGTCGCCCCGGCTTCGGTAATCCGCCCCTCCACCCCCGCCGTGATCGCCTGGCCGCGGGCGTAGGCATCCAGCAGGCCCTGCACGGCAAGCCACTTCAGCGAGGGGCCGGGGGGGACGGTCTGGGTGGCGAGGTCGCGGAAGCGGTAGCCGTCGCCGTTGCCGAAGATGTAGTCGGGGACGGCGACCACGTAGACGCGCTCCTCCTCGAGCGGGGCCCAGCCGCTGTCGCGCTGGATCTCGACGCGGGTGACGCGGTCGCCGACGGGGCGCGTGCGGTCGAAGGTGAAGCGGAGGCCGGAGACCTGGAGGAAGCGCCCCTCGCCGCGCCCGCCGGAGACGGAGTTCTCCAGCACCGCCTCGCGCAGGTCGCGCCCGCGCAGCCACACGAGGCCCACCGAGGTCGGGAAGCCGAAGGTGCGCTCCACGTGCTCCCAGCGGACGGAGTCGCGGATCACGTCGTCGATTCGCAGCGAGCCGCCGTTCAGCACCGCCACGTCCGCGGCCTGCGTGGGGAAGGCGCGGCGCATGCGGTCCGCCAGCCAGTTCCCCCACGCGCTCTCGGAGTTGCGCACCGTCTCCTCGGTGGCATCCAGCGGTGTGTTGGTGCGGCCGATGGCGACGTCGAAGGTGGGGATGCGCCCGCGCAGCCGCGCCGCCCACTTCGCCGTCACCTCGCGCTGGTACGCGGGGTCGATCTCCACCGTGGAGTCCAGCGCCACCGCCTCGGCGCGCACGGCGGGGCGGCGCCCGTCGCGGCCGATCGTCACACGCCACACGCGGCGCGCGTTGGAGTCGCCCTTGGTGATCAGCGCGGTGCCGGCGGTGAGCGGGTCCTGGATGAGGAAGTGCTCGTGCCCGCCCGCGATCCATACGAACTTCGGATGGCGGCGGCGCAGCGTGGCGATCTGCAGGTCGGTGACGTGCTCCAGGTGGGTGATCGCCACGATGGCGTCCGCGCCGCGCCGCTCCAGGTCGCGGATCTGCCGCTCCGCGATCTTCACGAAGGCGCTGTCCGCGCGGGCGTACGGGCGCGGCGCGTCGATGTAGGTGAGCGCAAAGACGCCGATCTTCATCCCCCCCGCCACGATCATCGTGTCGCGCGCCAGCCGGGGGGTCGCGGTGTCGGTGACGGTCAGGTTGGCGGCCAGCCAGGGGAAGCGCGACCCACGCACCGCGTTGCGGAACATGGCGGGGTCCCGCTCGTCGAACTCGTGGTTGCCGGGCACCACCAGCATCGGCGCGCGCGCGTGCACGAAGTTTAGCGCGTCGATCATCTGCTCCCCCGCGAAGAGCTTGCTCTCCAGCGAGGGGGCGATGAAGTCGCCGGCGTGGAAGACCATCACCGGGCTGCTCCCCGCTCGGCGGGTGCGCTCCACCAGCGTCGTGACGCGCCCCAGCCCGCCGACGTGGCCGTTCTCCACCGCGTCGATGCGGTACACGTCGTTGATCTGCACCACCGAAAGCGCGGGGACGAAGCGGCCCTGCGCCGCGGCAGGCGCGGCGGCGAGCAGGAGCGCGGCCAGGGGCGCCAGGGCGCGCGGTGAACGCATCGAAACTGCTGGCATCGTCAGGAGATTGCGGGGATCGCGAACCGGAAGGGTGAACGCGGGTTTCAGATTACGAAGAGCGCGCCGGATGCACAAGGAGAGACTCCCGCGCACGAAATCCTTCCGCGCCGCGCGAAGTCGCATTATCTTCACTTCCCCCCCACAGCCACGCGCACCCGTCCCCGGCCCCCGCCGCCGCGTCGCCGCACCCCTGTTGCCGATGTACCTCCCCGCCTCCATACGCAAGCACGCGCCTCCGCTCCTGGCGGGCGCCGCACTGGCCGCCGTCGCGCTGGCTGGCATGGCCGCGCTCGCCCGTGCCGGCGGCACCGCCCCCGCCGACCCGCCGATGGTGCTCCCCGCCATCCACGCGGCTCCGGCGGTCACGGTGGACACGCTCTTCGTGGGAGGCTTCGCGCGGGGCTCGTTTACCGAGGCGCTCGCCACGCTGGCCAGCGACCTGTCGCCGGCGGAGCGCGGGATGGTGGGACGGCACCTGGACAAGATCTACATGCCTGTGCTGGAGGGCGCGGCGCTGAACGGGGGCGGGCGGCTGCGGGTGGCGTACGAGCGCACGCGGCGGCCGGACGGCACCACCCGCTCCATCCAGGTGCTCGCCGCCGAGGCCGCGGTGGGCGGGGGGATGCACACCGTCTTTCTGTACGACCAGGGCGAGGCGCCCGGCTACTACGACGACCTGGGCCGCTCGCTGGACCCGGTCGCCTGGAGCGGCCCGCTGGCCTCCATGCGCGTGACTTCGCCCTTCAAGCTGGACCGGATGCACCCCCTGCTGCGCCGCATCCTGCCGCATACCGGCGTGGACCTGGCGGCCGGCTACGGCACCCCGGTGCGCGCCACGGGCGACGGGAGCGTGTCGTACGCAGCGCCGCGCGGCGGGTACGGGAACATGGTGGAGATCCAGCATCCCAACGGCTACGCGACGCGCTACGCCCACCTGTCGCGCATCTCCCCCGCCGTCGCCGCGGGGATGCCGGTGCGCCAGGGCGACGTGATCGGCTACGTGGGCTCCTCGGGCCTGGCGACCGGCCCGCACCTGCACTACGAGGTGCGCCGCAAGGGCCGCCCGGTGAACCCCCTCCTCGCGCAGGCCGAGGCCGGCTCCACCCACGACGTCGGCTACGACGACGGCTGGCGCGGCGAGCGCCGCAAGCTGGGCCGCCTCCTGGCCCGCGCGCCCACGCTGGTGTCGCGGAGGGCGTTCAGGTAGGGCGGGGCGCGGGCCCCCTCCCCCGCTCGTTCCTCGCGGCCCCTCCCCCAACCTGCTGGGGGAGGGGCGTTTGGCGTGCGTTGGTGCCGCGTCGCGGGCGGCGGAGCGGGGGATGGCACGGGCAGCGACGCGGGGCCGCCCCTACGGGTTTGGGTGCGAGGGGGCGGGGGTCGCGGCGGGGGCAAGGGTGGGCAGACACGCAGGTCTGCCCCTACCGAGATCGGTGTTACAAAGCGGGCGGCGGAGCAGCGTCGGACACGGGCGCGATGAATCGCGCCCCTACCGGTATCTGCGCGCCTGGAAACGACATACGCCCCCTCTCTCGATAACAGAGGGCGGAGCCCTCTCCTGTTATCGGGAGAGGGGGCAGGCGAGTGTAACGAGCCGGGGGTGAGGGCCCCCTACACCGGCAGCCGCAGCGAGAACGTCGTCCCCTCCGCGCCGCTGACCACGGAGATCTCGCCGCCGTGCTCCTGGACGATGCGGCGGCTGATGGGGAGGCCGAGGCCCGTGCCCTCTTCGGCGGTCTTGGTGGTGAAGAACGGCTCCCAGATGTGGGGGAGCGAGTCGGCGGGGATCGGGGGGCCGTCGTTGAAGAAGTCGACCACCACCGCCTCCTCCCCAAGCTCGGCGGAGATGCGCAGGGTGCGGCCGCCGTCGCGCAGCGCCTGCTCCGCGTTGATCAGGAGGTTCAGGAAGACCTGCTGGAGCTGCCCGGCATCGCCGAAGACCGGCAGGGCCACGTCCGGAAGCTCCAGGGAGGCGCGCACGCCGCCGGTGACCAGGTGCCGCTCGCGGAGCGCGTAGGTGGCGCGCAGCACGGTCCCGACGTCCACCATTCCCCGCTCGCGCGGGCGGCGGCGCACGAAGCCGAGCACGTCGCCCACGATGCGCCGGCAGCGGTCGACCGCGTCCAGGATCTCGCGGAGGCCGGCGGCGCTCGCCTCGTCGGGGGCGCGGCGAAGGAGGAGCTGGGTGTGCGCGTTGATGACCGCAAGCGGGTTGTTCAGGTCGTGCGCCACGCCGCCAGCGAGCAGCCCCAGCGTGGAGAGCTTGTCGCGCTCGCGGAGGTGGTCCTCCATCCGCACGTGGTCCTCGGCCAGGCGGCGGACGCGCAGGTGCGCCGCGATGCGGGCCCGGATCTCGGCACCGCGGAACGGCTTCGTCACGTAATCGTTGGCGCCCGCGTCGAAGGCGGCGTACACGCTCTCCGGGTCGGTGCGCGCGGTCACCATCAGGATGGGAAGCTGCAGCGCATCCCACCGCGTGCGGACGTGGTGGCAGAGCTGCAGGCCGCTCATCCCCGGGAGCATCCAGTCCAGGAGGATCAGGTCCGGTCGCCCATCCTCATCCAGCGAGCGCAGGGCGGCCGGGCCGTCCTCCGCCACGTCCGCCTGGTAGCCCACCTGGCGCAGGAGCGCGCGCAGCACGTGCCCGGCGGCGGGATCGTCCTCCACGATCAGGATGCGGCCCTGCACGCTCTCCGTCACAGGAGCGCCTCCGGCCGGGCCAGACGCTCGCGGAGGGCGGCGGCATCGAGCGAGAGGAGGGGGAGGATCGACTTCTCGGACACCGTGCGCCGCTCCGTTGTGAAGATGCGGAAGGCGCGCGCCGTGTAGTACAGCTCGTCCGCCACGCGGGGAAGGTCGATGAGGCCGGAGCGTCCCTCGTCTTCCAGGCGCTGCACGGCGCCGTCGCGGCGCAGGAGGAGGAGCTCCAGGCCGAGCATGCGCGGCTTTTCGGGATAGTCCACGAACACGCCGCCGTCCGCGATCTCCAGCTCCTCGGCCAGCCGCAGCTCCAGCGCGTGGCGGAGGGCGCCATCGTCGTACAGCCACTCCTCGG includes the following:
- a CDS encoding 5'-nucleotidase C-terminal domain-containing protein; protein product: MRSPRALAPLAALLLAAAPAAAQGRFVPALSVVQINDVYRIDAVENGHVGGLGRVTTLVERTRRAGSSPVMVFHAGDFIAPSLESKLFAGEQMIDALNFVHARAPMLVVPGNHEFDERDPAMFRNAVRGSRFPWLAANLTVTDTATPRLARDTMIVAGGMKIGVFALTYIDAPRPYARADSAFVKIAERQIRDLERRGADAIVAITHLEHVTDLQIATLRRRHPKFVWIAGGHEHFLIQDPLTAGTALITKGDSNARRVWRVTIGRDGRRPAVRAEAVALDSTVEIDPAYQREVTAKWAARLRGRIPTFDVAIGRTNTPLDATEETVRNSESAWGNWLADRMRRAFPTQAADVAVLNGGSLRIDDVIRDSVRWEHVERTFGFPTSVGLVWLRGRDLREAVLENSVSGGRGEGRFLQVSGLRFTFDRTRPVGDRVTRVEIQRDSGWAPLEEERVYVVAVPDYIFGNGDGYRFRDLATQTVPPGPSLKWLAVQGLLDAYARGQAITAGVEGRITEAGATTEVR
- a CDS encoding M23 family metallopeptidase codes for the protein MYLPASIRKHAPPLLAGAALAAVALAGMAALARAGGTAPADPPMVLPAIHAAPAVTVDTLFVGGFARGSFTEALATLASDLSPAERGMVGRHLDKIYMPVLEGAALNGGGRLRVAYERTRRPDGTTRSIQVLAAEAAVGGGMHTVFLYDQGEAPGYYDDLGRSLDPVAWSGPLASMRVTSPFKLDRMHPLLRRILPHTGVDLAAGYGTPVRATGDGSVSYAAPRGGYGNMVEIQHPNGYATRYAHLSRISPAVAAGMPVRQGDVIGYVGSSGLATGPHLHYEVRRKGRPVNPLLAQAEAGSTHDVGYDDGWRGERRKLGRLLARAPTLVSRRAFR
- a CDS encoding response regulator; its protein translation is MTESVQGRILIVEDDPAAGHVLRALLRQVGYQADVAEDGPAALRSLDEDGRPDLILLDWMLPGMSGLQLCHHVRTRWDALQLPILMVTARTDPESVYAAFDAGANDYVTKPFRGAEIRARIAAHLRVRRLAEDHVRMEDHLRERDKLSTLGLLAGGVAHDLNNPLAVINAHTQLLLRRAPDEASAAGLREILDAVDRCRRIVGDVLGFVRRRPRERGMVDVGTVLRATYALRERHLVTGGVRASLELPDVALPVFGDAGQLQQVFLNLLINAEQALRDGGRTLRISAELGEEAVVVDFFNDGPPIPADSLPHIWEPFFTTKTAEEGTGLGLPISRRIVQEHGGEISVVSGAEGTTFSLRLPV